The window AGCTAAAACATGAAAGGAAAACTGGACAAAAAAATCAACAGAGATGTTCAGAAAGAGAGATCTCTAGAACCCACATCAAAATCATCCAAGAGTAAAACAATGAATGGAGCTGGAAAGGAAAGTAAATCGACAGAGAAATCCACAAGAAGCGATGGATAAAACTGGAACCCACATCAAAATTatccaagagtaaaacatgaatgattTTGGAAAGGAAGACACATCAACAGAGACACCCACAAGAAGCGATGGATGAAATTGGAACCCACATCAAAATCATCCAAGAGTAAAatatgaatgaatttggaaaggaaaaTAAATCAACAGAGACAATCAGGGTAAGtcatgattgaactttgagaggAGAATATCTGAgacattcaagataaaacataaatGAGACTACATCCAATGACAAGGTAAAACACGATTGTGCGACATCAAGGgcaattaaattaaaacataattgaaCAATAACATATCTGAGACATTTAGAAAAACGTGACTAATAAAGTTGTAGTGTAGTACTAGTTACTGACAGCAATAAGTTACTAAGGCATTTGTTTATATATAGAGCTAGACAAAGAGTGAGAGTGATATTTGATTTAAGAAAGGACTTATTGAAGAATTCGGAATCAGCACGGAAGGATAAAAAATAAATCAGGAGTTAGaaggataaaaaataattttcttcaaatcaaacaaacCTCATACTTATATGTAATTttcttcaaatcaaacaaacCTCATACTTTTTGTATTCATTTTCAGGGGATGCACAATTGTGTTACAAACCTCAATTTAAGGTACATCCAATCTTTCTTGATAGAAAAGGAAATCAGTGTTCTTTGTGCATGGCGTGTGATCTGTTAATTTTCTTaatcctttatttatttttcttacctATTTAAATGTGAGCAGGAAAAAGAAAAGTTGTGGTCAGAAGACTGTGAATGTACACCTCTATTACTGTAATGTCTAAATTCATACTTTGGTCAGATGGTTAACAGCAAATGTCAATTCCCTTTTTTAAAATTTGTGAATGTACCTCTGTCATTTGAAGTTGAGAGGAAGCCAGAAGCTTTGCTGTAAGCTGAAATTAAATAAAAGTGTATAGTCACTAATGATAAACTTAATAGATAGATAACACCATAGTTTATTCTTCATGCCATGCATTTTTGGCACTCAATAATTGCAAAAATGTAACATGGACTGCACCAAAAAAGTTATGGCACCAATTACTTGTTCCTCATTTGTTCCTCTTATGTTCCATTATCTTTGCTTGTTCCTGTAGAGTGCATTTAGCATAGCTGTTTTTTATGGTGTATTACATCTTCTCTCTTGTCTTGTAATCATATGTGGCTGAATCGGAGAGTATGGCGTATGCTTGAGAGTATCAAAAGCAGGTTGCGTGGAAGAGGCTCGAGGTGCAGATCTTGCAGTATAATTCTATATGGAACAAGACATGGCAAAGAGTGGTGCAGTCCCACATCGTTTTCTTTAGAAAACATTTTAGTGTTTGTAATGCTATTTTATGCTAAAGAGTTTGAATTGAGAGGTGACTGTGCGGGCCATATGAGCTAAATATTTAGGAAATTcaagtaaaaaattattttactaatataaattaaaaacgttttaattttataagtaaattttgaattatatagaattaaataaaattaagacaattttttttaaattttttttaaactaaataaaaaattataattcatttttaattatgaaaaataattatttttatcataattcattatgaaaaataatttttttatcattattattattattattattattattattattattattattattatgattagtcttacttgatctctttcaatattattatcaacCGTAGAAATATGAATTGAAATTTTTCATaactacattttaataattggaattattttaaattttttgtaattgaaatttttttaatttttttaattataattattttaaatttttaaatatgaatcagaatagaaatatataataattattattcataactcataaattatatcaaaatatataattattattattcattactcataaattatatcaaatttatgatatgtgaattaattaatatcccaaaatttttaatttttgggattttttaatttttttgtttttcggagatgcatctccgaattaatcaaaatcctaatttttgggattttttcagaagtgcacttccaaagtttagaaattttttaaaaaaaaaatacttcaaagatacaTTTCTAAAGCAGAGACTTCTTGGAGTTTTTGCTGGGATAACCTCCATAGGGAGGTGAATAAAAAAATTTccaatatttatcttatttaataaGGTAAGATTACTATGGATTAAAACTAGTTTTGATTTTGTTGTCAAGCCCTAATACTACTAGATGTCACAAAAGAGGCCTACCTAACACTACTATAAGTCAGTTATAGAAGACTTTACTATGCTCAAGACTACTGTTGCAGAGTTGGTATCACATTGTTACAAGTATTGCAAGAAGACTTCGAATATGCATGATCCACATTTTTAGTACTTACAAGTATTACAAGAATTGATTTAGGAAGTGTGAGGGTTTGTCCATTGTTTTGCCAAACATCTGTTGCCTTATTTTTAGACAAAGTTTAGTCTAGACTATCCTAGTTTCAACCTAGCCAATAAATGAATGATTTGATGTTCTAATAATGATGATAATTAAGGACGTGTTTGGTTTAATTTTTATCTTCATGTAcatttgatttgtttttattaGTAATTATAATGTTGCATGGTTTTTATTATTAAGGATgtgtttggtttaattttatcttcATGTAcatttgatttgtttttattagtaattataatgttgtatgatttttattatgtttCTAGTTTCAAGAATTTCCAAAGAATTATAAGGCGCTGGAGAGTTAATCaacttaaaattttgaattttttttccctAATACCACAGTTGTGAAAACAATTTCCCCCAATGTCACAGTTTGGAAAAAAAATTCCAATATGCCACGGAATTGAACCATGTCGTCAAATGGAATGGCACAaaagggtggcaaaacgggccgcccgccacGTCCGCCGCCTGCTCCGCCTTAAGTCCGCCAAAAGTGAGTGGGGTAGGCATGCCCACCAAGTGAAATGGACATAAAAATCATGTTCGCCTTGTCAAGATGGCAGACTTGCccgcttttttatttttttaatagattaatagttttttttaccttttaaataaatttttcacttattttttaaaataattttttataaaagctaattttttaacaatttctaattaaaaaatattatatatatttacaaataaatattccatcaagaactggaataactaaaattaactaaaaagatGGAATTTTTAGGAGGTGAGGGCTTTGgcaggcggcgggttttggcgagcggcggaccTAAATCAAGAACAAATCATTGCAATAAATATATGATTATATGAATAAATTTATAAAGTTTATAACTATCGTTTTTATTATCAATTGTATGAGTTATAAGGTTTAATAATCTCaaccatttttgtttttttaatttaaaatttatctttATTAAAAAAGTTTACATAAATAATAAAGTGCCAGGGTGGTATTTTTCAATTGATTCatataattctaaataaaatatataaatattgataaataaaaatttataatataaataagtaCAAGACAATTATGAATTTATAATTaatcataaatttaaaataaaatatttgatacaAGAATAAAAAATTGACTATAAATCATAAcacttttaaaagaaaaattacattaatattacTACTATAGAAAAAATTCGAAATAAAATATTTGGATGAAtgtaaaatgaaaatgaaaaaaaatggttAAAATAACTCATTGaataatgaaagaaaaagaacgtAAGCTAGGCACATGAAAACATTAACCAAACTTCCAAAAGTGGAATCCGGTGCAGAAAGAATGCAGGGTGAAAAAAAGACAAGTTTGGTCATCCATCCTAGTTTCCTTAATCCCATCAAGACAGAGGGACAGTGATCTATATTCAAATCACCCAATGAATTTCAAATATTAGGCCATTCCAAGCTTCATTCTCTCAACATTTTCCTCTTATTAAGGAAGATCTCTGGGTTTCTAACTCACTCTTACAAGCTCAGGAGCTCGTGGATTTATTTTCCACTAAGGTAAACTTGCTCACATCTCTCTTCTTGCATGTGTGTAGTTCGTTTCTCAAAATGGTGTCAAGTATGTTGTACCTTGCTGCTTGATTTTCTCTATGATTATTTGTTCATTTGTGAAATTTTTTGGTGATATGTTGGTGGACGTTAATGTATcacattttattttcttcaacttcttgattttatttaaaatacttccataacttcaaaaattccaaaaacaatcATCAACGTATTTTAGAGTGTCTATTATTTGATTCtgatttttatttacttttttcaaATTTCGTGACAAATTGGATAATTGTTTTGATTAAGTGTCTCATTTGGTggtttttaaacaaatttatgatggtttttaaacaaatttattttcaaatttgctTGGTTCTAAAAATTGTTGAAGTTCATTGTTGATTTTGGTCCTTTTCTTGCTTATGTTACAAGTTCCACCTTCATTTTCTATCTTCCTTTAATCCAAAAATTCTCAAATAAATCATGGATGTTTTTTATTGTGTTGAGATATTAAAAgtgatttttaattaattttccttGTTGATTTTTCTTCTGATTGAAAATTGTTTCTCAAATGTGCTTCATTGAGTGCCTTTTTTGTGGCTAGTTATTAAATCATGGATGAAGTTGTCACACAAAGAACAGAGACCCGTCCGCTCCGTGGTGCAGGGAACAGTAGCTTGCCAAACTTCATAAGGAGATGGAACAGGCTTTTAGCCATCTTTTGCTTGGTTTCAATATTTATTGATCCTTTGTTTTTCTTCACTATTCATGTGAACAAGGTATGCTTAGTttcctttttttgtttaaataaaaaatcttaCTTTTACctgtttcaaataaaataaaaactttcaTTTTTTGATTGTAGGAAACCAAATGTATTCCTATAAACTGGGTAATAGCAAAAGCTCTGGTTGGAATGAGAAGCATAACCGACTTTGTATTTTTACTAAACATTCTTCTTCAGGtaactttcattttaattaaactaGTTTTTTTATGTAGTTCTTTAACTGTGATTTTAAAAGAGAAACTTGGCAATATGACTGTTTCAATATTTTTCAACTCTTACTTTAGTGGCCCTTAGTACCTATTGCAAAAtggataatttatttataattataaacaAGTTAATTTAGTGCAAAGTTGTAAAAATTAGTAATACTTGAAAGTTGAAGGAGAATAAATGAGATGATTTAAAGTGACAGCAACAATATAAAATTGCAGACAATAGAAAAGAAAGAGATGGCTAGAGTTTAACTAATGATACATGAATGAAGAACACAATGCTTCTGTTAGAATCCTTAAATCTAATTTAATTGAGTTTGAAGCAATACTCTTgataaaataaaagtatatatGAGACAAATAAATTTGGGTATCCAATAGCAAAACCAAATTGTTTTCATAGGTACTGGTTTACTATTTGGATCACAAATGGGTCACCTAATGTTATATTTTAACTTTTGAATTGGATTTTAAAAAGTTGAACAGTTTGGTTATCAATTTGGTTATAGAGAACCTGttttttttgcacacccctactaTTGATGGTTTTAAATATAATGTTGGGTTAGTGTAACCATATTTATTCTGATGTAATCATAAACTATATACAACCTTGATGagcttatttttgtttttatactATTATACTTTACAGTTTTGGTTGGCATATGTTTCTCCCAAGTCTAGGGTGGTTGACGGTCTTACAAAAATAGCTCTTAAATACTTTAAGGGTTATTTTCTCATTGACTTATGTGTTGTGATACCTCTTCCGCAGGTATATATATCTTCCTTTTTCCTTTCATACTCTTTACTTTTCTGACTTTATTTTTTAGTTACTCTTTATCATAATATATGATGTGTGTAATATTTGGAGATATTATTCTTATTTCTCCTGCCAAATCCCTCCAAGTCAGATGGAGAACAACATGCAAAGAAGCTTCTTATCATATTGATCCTTGTCCAGTATATTTTCCGGCTGTTCAGATTTCTACCTCTGCTGATTGGCCAGTCTCCATctggttttatatttaagtctgcTTGGGCCAATTTCATCATAAATCTTctctttttcatgctatttagCCATATCGTTGGTTCATGCTGGTACCTCTTTGCTCTACAGGTGAGTAATAGTTTAATTTAGTTAATGAATGTTAAATAATTTGTAACTTTTAATATATTAACTTTTCTCTGATTACTTTTCTTTTTCTAGAGGGTTGACCAGTGTTTGATAGAAGCCTGCCACCTTGCCGATCTACCTTTATGCAAGGCATTGATAGACTGTAATTCTAATTTTCCGGCTATATCCGCTGCATGGGGAGCTGATTTAGGTGCAGGAAATTGTTTTAACGTCACATCTGGTGATTTTTCGTACGGAATATATGGGAATGCTCTACCGCTGACCGTACAAGCCAGTGTGACCGGCAAATATATCTATTCCCTCTTTTGGGGATTTCAGGTATTCATTTTGTTCCTTTATTTTTTCCCTCATTTGTAATTACTATCACTTACCGATTATTTATTTACTTACCAATTATTGATTTATGATGCAGCAACTTAGCACCCTGGCAAGAAATCTGACCCCCAACCATTTTGCGTGGGAGGTCATGTTCACCATGTCCATCATTGGATTGGGACTCTCCCTTTTCGCAGTCCTCATTGCAAACATTCATAATTTTCTCCAAGGTCTCGCACGAAGGTAGAATGTTTTTCTCTAACTTATGGTGCTCCTTTGTATTTTCTTCCGTAGGATTGTAAAGAAATTAAATGCATTTTATTCGTTGCTGCTTACAGGAGGCTCGAGATGCAGCTCCGAAGCCGTGACGTGGAGCATTGGATGGGCCGTCGTGGCTTATCTGAAGATCTCAGAAGGTATAGAATGTTCTAACTCTTTCAACTAATCACACCAATTGCTAAATTGCTAAATTGCATCTGTCAAATAACTGTCATGCAGGAGAATTAGAGAAGCCGAACAGAATGCTTGGGAAGAAACACGAGGTGTTCCGGATGAAATGATTCTCCGGAACTTGCCAGAGGGACTCGTGAGTGACTTACGTCAGTTCCAAGAGAATGCCGATCATTCTGTTTAGAGGAACGTGCGGCTGGGTGTGGAATCCGTTTAGTGCAGTCAAGTATTTGTGGTTGAAGGCTTGGATAATGTAGCTGACAGTAGAAATTTCTGTCTTGTAGGTTTAGTGTGATAAATTTATTTTGGTTAAGACTCTTGGCAGGGATTCAGAATTACTTCTGGTTTACTTCTGTAGGTTTTTGTTCAAAGAACATCATAAGAAACTATGTATTCCACTATTTCCGAAAGTTTAATGTGTTATATTATTACTTATCTCAAGCtgttggtttggttcaattatcATTTGAGGATGCTCCTTGAGTACTTAAGTAAATTTTGCAGCTTTTCAAACCCTTGTTAAAATCATATGCATCTCTGATTGATAAATGTGGCCTATTTTAAACATTCATATATATACTCCAGGTAAGAGAATGAGAAACAATACAATATGAATTATTGATTTCGTCCTGTAAAAGAATGTT of the Vicia villosa cultivar HV-30 ecotype Madison, WI unplaced genomic scaffold, Vvil1.0 ctg.001514F_1_1, whole genome shotgun sequence genome contains:
- the LOC131635601 gene encoding probable cyclic nucleotide-gated ion channel 20, chloroplastic; the protein is MDEVVTQRTETRPLRGAGNSSLPNFIRRWNRLLAIFCLVSIFIDPLFFFTIHVNKETKCIPINWVIAKALVGMRSITDFVFLLNILLQFWLAYVSPKSRVVDGLTKIALKYFKGYFLIDLCVVIPLPQILFLFLLPNPSKSDGEQHAKKLLIILILVQYIFRLFRFLPLLIGQSPSGFIFKSAWANFIINLLFFMLFSHIVGSCWYLFALQRVDQCLIEACHLADLPLCKALIDCNSNFPAISAAWGADLGAGNCFNVTSGDFSYGIYGNALPLTVQASVTGKYIYSLFWGFQQLSTLARNLTPNHFAWEVMFTMSIIGLGLSLFAVLIANIHNFLQGLARRRLEMQLRSRDVEHWMGRRGLSEDLRRRIREAEQNAWEETRGVPDEMILRNLPEGLVSDLRQFQENADHSV